One Nocardia farcinica genomic region harbors:
- a CDS encoding 3-hydroxybutyryl-CoA dehydrogenase: MTGVVAVVGAGRMGQGIAAALGFGKVEVIVVDLRDRGDAGEAYRAAARAEIRSSLARKVRLGLLADADLPEVLDRIRVVSRDAAADAMAQARLVFEAVPEVLAVKRAALSWIESVVGPDTPIASTTSSFLVSRLAEFVARPDRLLNAHWLNPADLMPLVEVSPSAATTPEVVEATCELLSAVGKTPVVCAASPGYIVPRLQVLVMNEAVRMVEEGVADAAEIDRAVRIGFGSRFAVLGLLEFIDWGGCDTLFHASTYLRDELGERFAPAPLVERSMADRRPGTADGGGFYDIAPAARDDYRTRRIADFAQVLDATGQLHRYDDLPRRNGRAVAEVLSARPAGGSQDR, encoded by the coding sequence GTGACGGGCGTGGTGGCGGTCGTCGGCGCCGGCCGCATGGGGCAGGGTATCGCGGCGGCGCTCGGGTTCGGGAAGGTCGAGGTGATCGTGGTCGACCTGCGGGATCGCGGCGACGCCGGCGAGGCGTATCGCGCGGCGGCCCGGGCCGAGATCCGGTCGTCGCTGGCGCGGAAGGTGCGGCTCGGGCTGCTCGCCGACGCCGATCTGCCGGAGGTGCTCGACCGGATCCGGGTGGTGAGCCGGGACGCCGCGGCCGACGCGATGGCGCAGGCACGGCTCGTCTTCGAGGCGGTGCCCGAGGTCCTCGCGGTCAAACGCGCGGCCCTGTCATGGATCGAATCGGTGGTCGGCCCGGACACGCCCATCGCCTCGACCACCTCGAGTTTCCTCGTGAGTCGCCTCGCCGAATTCGTCGCGCGGCCGGACCGGCTGCTCAACGCGCATTGGCTCAACCCCGCCGACCTGATGCCGCTGGTGGAGGTGAGCCCGAGCGCCGCGACCACACCGGAGGTGGTCGAGGCGACCTGCGAGCTGCTGTCGGCCGTCGGCAAGACACCGGTGGTCTGCGCCGCATCGCCGGGCTACATCGTGCCGCGACTCCAGGTGCTGGTGATGAACGAAGCCGTCCGGATGGTCGAGGAGGGCGTGGCCGATGCCGCCGAGATCGACCGGGCCGTGCGGATCGGATTCGGGTCCCGATTCGCTGTGCTCGGCCTGCTCGAGTTCATCGATTGGGGCGGCTGCGACACCCTGTTCCACGCCTCCACCTATCTGCGCGACGAACTCGGTGAGCGTTTCGCCCCCGCACCCCTGGTCGAACGGTCGATGGCCGACCGCCGTCCCGGCACCGCCGACGGCGGCGGCTTCTACGACATCGCGCCGGCCGCGCGCGACGACTACCGGACCCGCCGCATCGCCGACTTCGCGCAGGTCCTCGATGCGACCGGCCAACTACACAGGTACGACGACCTTCCGCGGCGCAACGGCCGAGCCGTCGCGGAGGTGCTCTCGGCGCGCCCCGCGGGCGGGTCGCAGGACAGATGA
- a CDS encoding MFS transporter, whose product MTAVNSPQLAPAETRERPMKLAIASGVGTILEFYDFAIYGTATALVFNKVYFDTDDPWFGTFLGFATFAIGFVMAPVGAVIFGHYGDRFGRRAALTTAFILMGSATLVMGLVPDSRSIGIVAPLILIFLRMLHGISRGGEIGGAVLLAAEHAPASRRGLYGCFVTLGSPVGAILANTAFALVLLLPMDQVIAWGWRIPFLVGGVVLIIGIWTRMRISETPDFAGARSGADRPAPRGLAVLRQDWRGVLRAAGVNIGQNCYAFLLFTFMLSFLTEPDPGRGFSRSAVVWGITAALACHAATVVLGSHLSDRLGRKTVIGFGMTSAAVFAPVLFWVTAHGSFLACIAVICIGFTLTGFVYGPMFTMFAEQFPVTQRYSGVGIGYQVGAVVGGGIAPMVANRIVSGTGSVIPVGFYAAALMLISLFALMKGKETAPLAVGRSVRSRFGAAAGSTDRAARAGFPADAKPVEQSS is encoded by the coding sequence GTGACTGCTGTGAATTCACCCCAACTCGCTCCCGCGGAGACCCGCGAGCGCCCGATGAAGCTGGCGATCGCGTCCGGGGTCGGCACCATCCTCGAGTTCTACGACTTCGCGATCTACGGCACCGCCACCGCGCTGGTGTTCAACAAGGTGTATTTCGACACCGACGATCCCTGGTTCGGCACTTTCCTCGGGTTCGCCACCTTCGCCATCGGCTTCGTCATGGCACCGGTCGGCGCGGTGATCTTCGGGCACTACGGTGACCGGTTCGGCCGGCGCGCGGCGCTCACCACCGCGTTCATCCTGATGGGGTCGGCCACCCTGGTCATGGGCCTGGTGCCGGACTCGCGGTCGATCGGGATCGTCGCCCCGCTGATCCTGATCTTCCTGCGGATGCTGCACGGCATCTCGCGGGGCGGTGAGATCGGCGGCGCGGTGCTGTTGGCGGCCGAGCACGCCCCCGCCTCCCGACGCGGGCTCTACGGGTGTTTCGTCACGCTCGGATCGCCGGTCGGCGCGATCCTGGCGAACACCGCCTTCGCGCTCGTCCTGCTGCTCCCGATGGACCAGGTGATCGCGTGGGGCTGGCGGATTCCGTTCCTGGTGGGCGGCGTCGTCCTGATCATCGGCATCTGGACCAGGATGCGGATCTCCGAGACACCCGATTTCGCCGGCGCGCGCTCCGGCGCGGATCGGCCGGCGCCGCGTGGCCTGGCGGTATTGCGCCAGGACTGGCGCGGGGTGTTGCGCGCCGCGGGCGTGAACATCGGCCAGAACTGTTATGCGTTCCTGCTGTTCACCTTCATGTTGTCCTTCCTGACCGAACCCGACCCGGGCCGGGGCTTCTCCCGCTCCGCGGTGGTCTGGGGCATCACCGCGGCCCTCGCCTGCCACGCCGCGACGGTGGTGCTCGGCAGTCATCTGTCCGACCGGCTCGGCCGCAAGACGGTGATCGGCTTCGGTATGACGTCGGCCGCGGTCTTCGCCCCGGTGCTGTTCTGGGTCACCGCCCACGGTTCGTTCCTGGCCTGTATCGCGGTGATCTGCATCGGGTTCACGCTGACCGGGTTCGTGTACGGGCCGATGTTCACCATGTTCGCCGAGCAGTTCCCGGTGACCCAGCGCTACAGCGGTGTGGGCATCGGCTACCAGGTCGGGGCGGTGGTCGGCGGCGGTATCGCGCCGATGGTCGCGAACCGGATCGTGAGCGGCACCGGCAGCGTGATCCCCGTCGGGTTCTATGCCGCGGCACTCATGCTGATCAGCCTGTTCGCCCTGATGAAGGGCAAGGAGACCGCGCCGCTGGCGGTCGGGCGCTCGGTGCGGAGCCGCTTCGGCGCCGCCGCGGGCAGCACCGACCGGGCAGCGCGCGCCGGTTTTCCCGCCGACGCGAAACCGGTGGAGCAATCCAGCTGA
- a CDS encoding VOC family protein — MTSITPYVMVDRAHDYRAFLEHALDAEVSTVVALPTDESRVVHAEARIGDSVLFFADSGAEGQRCLSSPTEPVHVQLWATVPDADTVFARAVEAGARPAQEITAQPDGSRMGGFVDPFGTLWWISTTAPAAV; from the coding sequence ATGACGTCGATAACCCCCTATGTGATGGTCGACCGCGCGCACGACTACCGGGCGTTCCTGGAACACGCCCTCGACGCGGAGGTCTCGACGGTGGTGGCCCTGCCCACGGACGAGAGCCGCGTCGTGCACGCCGAGGCCAGGATCGGTGACAGCGTGCTGTTCTTCGCCGACTCGGGCGCGGAAGGGCAACGGTGCCTGAGTTCGCCCACCGAGCCGGTGCACGTGCAGCTCTGGGCGACGGTGCCGGACGCGGACACGGTGTTCGCGCGGGCGGTCGAGGCGGGGGCGCGGCCCGCGCAGGAGATCACCGCCCAGCCGGACGGGAGTCGGATGGGCGGGTTCGTCGACCCGTTCGGCACGCTCTGGTGGATCAGCACCACCGCCCCCGCGGCGGTCTGA
- a CDS encoding PadR family transcriptional regulator has translation MTAVRLLVLGAVRRRGRAHGYQVRADLESWGAHEWSNATSGSVYHALRSTAQAGLLREHETTPSTAGGPPRIEYELTDKGEQSYLALLRKALSARDPRMDLLAAAVGFIEDLPRAEAVALLRRRAAAMAEWEASITAHLPPDTDLATWGPVGDVIGLWLHTARSRAEWTRNLLARLEAGAYRMAGES, from the coding sequence GTGACGGCGGTTCGGCTGCTGGTGCTCGGCGCGGTGCGGCGGCGCGGGCGCGCGCACGGCTACCAGGTGCGTGCCGATCTCGAGTCCTGGGGTGCGCACGAATGGTCCAATGCGACTTCCGGTTCGGTGTATCACGCGCTGAGGTCGACGGCGCAGGCCGGGCTGCTGCGCGAACACGAGACCACGCCGAGCACGGCGGGCGGGCCGCCGCGCATCGAATACGAACTCACCGACAAGGGTGAGCAGTCCTACCTCGCGTTGCTGCGCAAGGCGCTCTCGGCCCGCGACCCCCGCATGGACCTGCTGGCCGCGGCGGTGGGGTTCATCGAGGACCTGCCCCGTGCGGAAGCCGTCGCGCTCCTGCGCCGTCGAGCGGCGGCCATGGCCGAGTGGGAGGCGTCCATCACCGCGCACCTGCCACCGGACACCGACCTCGCGACCTGGGGCCCGGTCGGCGACGTCATCGGCCTGTGGTTGCACACCGCGCGCAGCCGGGCCGAATGGACTCGTAACCTGCTGGCACGGCTCGAGGCGGGCGCCTACCGCATGGCGGGCGAGAGTTGA
- a CDS encoding helix-turn-helix domain-containing protein gives MRNPAVDSGGGRLAKAVGQLQRHMLFDAALLVHQPAGARSRIVSRLGYSQGAAWALQHLFPRDYEVGFTARLNPDDHLPLSISDVRVDIREQFTRTVLFRRYLRAEGYADGMSVELFDDGDYVGVAHFSARRPDAFGTAQRALAQDLSGLLALALRHGEHAAESPAERGAAGRTYLRWGPDQRIADTARAVPFLDDPAFARVVDAFLTSALTELRHLWLHQGAWYRVVLARRGDFGDLEVCVRAVTPDEVWRLSAQELRVLSGLVVGRTDAEIAADLSLSPRTVHAHMVSIRRKLGVTRRTEAAARATATATFVPGPATAPVPDLARIYRDTALS, from the coding sequence ATGCGAAACCCGGCGGTCGATTCCGGTGGGGGGCGGTTGGCGAAGGCGGTGGGGCAGCTCCAGCGGCACATGCTGTTCGATGCCGCCCTGCTCGTCCATCAACCGGCGGGGGCACGGAGCCGGATCGTGTCGCGGCTCGGGTACAGCCAGGGCGCCGCGTGGGCGTTGCAGCATCTCTTTCCCCGCGACTACGAAGTCGGCTTCACCGCCCGGCTCAACCCGGACGACCACCTGCCGCTGTCGATCAGCGACGTCCGGGTCGACATCCGCGAGCAGTTCACCCGCACGGTGCTGTTCCGCCGGTATCTGCGGGCTGAGGGCTATGCCGACGGGATGTCGGTGGAGTTGTTCGACGACGGCGACTACGTCGGTGTCGCCCACTTCTCCGCGCGTCGCCCGGACGCCTTCGGCACGGCCCAGCGCGCGCTCGCCCAGGACCTGTCCGGGTTACTGGCGCTGGCCCTGCGCCACGGCGAGCACGCGGCCGAGTCACCCGCTGAGCGCGGCGCCGCGGGCCGCACCTACCTGCGGTGGGGCCCCGACCAGCGGATCGCCGACACAGCACGCGCGGTCCCCTTCCTCGACGACCCGGCGTTCGCGCGCGTCGTCGACGCCTTCCTCACCAGCGCCCTGACCGAACTCCGGCACCTGTGGCTGCATCAGGGCGCGTGGTATCGCGTCGTGCTCGCCCGCCGCGGCGACTTCGGCGACCTGGAGGTGTGCGTCCGCGCCGTCACCCCCGACGAGGTGTGGCGGTTGAGTGCGCAGGAACTGCGGGTGCTCAGCGGCCTGGTCGTCGGCCGCACCGATGCCGAGATCGCCGCCGACCTGAGCTTGAGCCCGCGCACCGTGCACGCCCACATGGTCAGCATCCGCCGCAAGCTCGGCGTGACCCGGCGGACGGAGGCCGCCGCCCGCGCGACCGCGACGGCGACCTTCGTGCCCGGCCCGGCGACGGCCCCCGTGCCCGACCTGGCCCGCATCTACCGGGACACCGCGCTCAGCTGA
- a CDS encoding class II histone deacetylase: MATTTGYIWNTLYGWADTGSGGVFPPSVDALTQPISHHVAHPDTKRRLHELICASGLIKSLHQLEPAPATRDDVLRVHDEAHYERILAESALPKGGDAGDGVSPFGNGGHHIALLAAGGAIEAVRAVADGTVTNAYALINPPGHHAERATGRGFCLFNNGAIAAAYALEVLGMQRVAIVDWDVHHGNGAQDIFRESARVLNISVHQDRCFPSDSGFRDERGSGAGFGYTLNIPLPPGGGSGAYDYAFDTVVLPALRAYRPELIIVASGFDASMMDPLARMMLRSDGFRSLTRKMLDVADEVAGGRLACLQEGGYSPYYVPFCGLAVVEELAGVSTGIADAYQPILGAMGGDELLPHERAAVDAAAELVADIS; encoded by the coding sequence GTGGCAACCACCACCGGATACATCTGGAACACGCTCTACGGGTGGGCGGACACGGGCAGCGGCGGCGTGTTCCCGCCCAGCGTGGACGCCTTGACCCAGCCGATCTCGCACCATGTCGCGCACCCGGACACCAAGCGGCGGCTGCACGAGTTGATCTGCGCGTCGGGGTTGATCAAGTCGCTGCACCAGCTCGAGCCCGCGCCCGCCACCAGGGACGACGTGCTCCGGGTGCACGACGAGGCGCACTACGAGCGAATTCTCGCCGAGAGCGCGCTGCCCAAGGGTGGTGACGCCGGGGACGGGGTGTCGCCGTTCGGCAACGGCGGCCACCACATCGCGCTGCTGGCGGCCGGTGGGGCGATCGAGGCGGTTCGCGCGGTCGCCGACGGCACCGTGACCAACGCCTACGCCTTGATCAACCCGCCGGGGCACCATGCCGAACGGGCGACCGGCCGTGGTTTCTGCCTGTTCAACAACGGTGCCATCGCGGCCGCGTACGCGCTCGAGGTGCTGGGGATGCAGCGGGTGGCGATCGTGGACTGGGATGTGCACCACGGCAACGGCGCCCAGGACATCTTCCGGGAATCGGCGCGGGTGCTGAACATTTCGGTGCACCAGGATCGGTGCTTCCCGTCCGACTCCGGGTTCCGCGACGAGCGCGGGTCGGGTGCGGGCTTCGGGTACACGCTCAACATTCCGTTGCCGCCGGGCGGGGGCAGCGGCGCCTACGACTACGCCTTCGACACCGTCGTCCTGCCCGCGCTGCGCGCCTACCGGCCCGAATTGATCATCGTCGCGAGCGGTTTCGACGCCTCGATGATGGACCCGCTGGCGCGCATGATGTTGCGCAGCGACGGGTTCCGATCGCTGACCCGCAAGATGCTCGACGTGGCCGACGAGGTGGCGGGCGGCCGGCTGGCCTGTCTGCAGGAGGGCGGTTACAGCCCGTACTACGTGCCGTTCTGCGGGCTCGCGGTGGTCGAGGAACTGGCCGGGGTCTCGACCGGCATCGCCGACGCCTACCAGCCGATCCTGGGGGCGATGGGCGGCGACGAACTGCTCCCGCACGAGCGCGCGGCCGTCGACGCGGCCGCCGAGCTGGTGGCCGACATCAGCTGA
- a CDS encoding mycofactocin-coupled SDR family oxidoreductase, with the protein MSDRTEPLQGKVALVTGAARGQGRAHAARLAADGADIIAVDVCAPVSDTVTYPAPTEADLAETARLVEAAGRKVLTRVVDIRDLAALQDVVADGVAMFGRLDVLVANAGVLSWGRLWELSEDAWDTVVDVNLNGTWRTVRAVVPAMIEAGNGGSIVIVSSSAGLKATPGNGHYAAAKHGLVALTNTLALEAGEFGIRVNSIHPYSVDTPMIQPDAMMEMFGKHPAYLHAFPPVPLRQAADGKSGFMPVDQVADVVSWLAGPGSGVITGTQIPVDAGALKY; encoded by the coding sequence ATGAGTGACCGGACCGAGCCCCTCCAGGGGAAAGTGGCACTGGTGACGGGCGCGGCCCGCGGCCAGGGCCGGGCGCACGCCGCCCGGCTGGCCGCCGACGGCGCCGACATCATCGCCGTCGACGTGTGCGCGCCGGTCTCCGACACCGTCACCTACCCGGCTCCCACCGAGGCCGACCTCGCCGAGACCGCCCGCCTGGTCGAAGCCGCCGGCCGCAAGGTCCTCACCCGCGTGGTCGACATCCGGGATCTCGCGGCCCTGCAGGACGTCGTCGCCGACGGCGTCGCGATGTTCGGCCGCCTCGACGTGCTCGTCGCCAACGCGGGCGTGCTGAGCTGGGGCCGCCTGTGGGAGTTGAGCGAGGACGCCTGGGACACCGTCGTCGACGTCAACCTCAACGGCACCTGGCGCACCGTCCGCGCCGTCGTCCCCGCGATGATCGAAGCGGGCAACGGCGGATCCATCGTCATCGTCAGCTCCTCGGCCGGACTGAAAGCCACCCCCGGCAACGGCCACTACGCCGCCGCCAAACACGGCCTCGTCGCCCTCACCAACACCCTGGCGCTCGAGGCAGGCGAATTCGGCATCCGCGTCAACTCGATCCACCCGTACTCCGTCGACACCCCCATGATCCAGCCCGACGCGATGATGGAGATGTTCGGCAAGCACCCGGCCTACCTGCACGCCTTCCCCCCGGTGCCGCTGCGGCAGGCAGCCGACGGGAAGAGCGGCTTCATGCCCGTCGACCAGGTCGCCGACGTGGTTTCGTGGCTGGCCGGGCCGGGCTCGGGCGTCATCACCGGCACCCAGATCCCCGTCGACGCGGGGGCACTCAAGTACTGA
- a CDS encoding helix-turn-helix transcriptional regulator, whose translation MELPTLGGFVRARRERRGMSRQELATAIHSSLGYIAKIEQGGAAGPSPAVLEALSEVYGLDADERRHLYRLAGQTPEDPPATAPAHRDTLDAFAPHPAAYRSETGDVLDANAAHDATFPGLRRHGNVLRWLFTDPRARLVHEEWEREARIAVGMLRHHAACPRDPGAVARLLGDLAEQPDFHRLWSAGIVSVARPDPHLRLRRPGTGEVFTLRTELFADTADPARQLWLGVPSS comes from the coding sequence GTGGAATTGCCCACGCTGGGCGGGTTCGTCCGGGCGCGACGGGAACGGCGCGGGATGAGCAGGCAGGAGTTGGCCACCGCGATCCACTCCAGCCTGGGATACATCGCCAAGATCGAGCAGGGCGGTGCCGCAGGCCCGAGTCCCGCGGTCCTGGAAGCGCTGTCGGAGGTCTACGGTCTCGACGCCGACGAACGACGGCACCTGTATCGGCTGGCCGGGCAGACACCCGAGGACCCGCCCGCGACCGCGCCCGCCCATCGCGACACCCTGGACGCCTTCGCCCCGCATCCGGCCGCATACCGCAGCGAAACCGGGGACGTGCTGGACGCCAACGCCGCCCACGACGCGACCTTCCCCGGCCTTCGCCGGCACGGCAACGTGCTGCGCTGGCTGTTCACCGATCCGCGCGCCCGCCTGGTGCACGAGGAATGGGAGCGCGAAGCCCGCATCGCCGTGGGGATGCTGCGCCATCACGCCGCGTGCCCGCGCGATCCGGGGGCGGTGGCACGCCTGCTCGGCGATCTCGCCGAGCAGCCCGACTTCCACCGGTTGTGGTCGGCGGGCATCGTGTCGGTCGCCCGGCCCGACCCGCACCTCCGTTTGCGCAGGCCCGGCACCGGCGAGGTGTTCACCCTGCGGACCGAACTCTTCGCCGACACCGCCGACCCGGCGCGTCAGCTCTGGCTCGGCGTGCCGTCGAGCTGA
- a CDS encoding alpha/beta fold hydrolase, producing the protein MPYIENNGVKIHFTDTGGSGRAVVLGHGFFLDHEMFAAQAAGLAPDYRVIAIDARGFGGTEDSGEPFSYWDLARDAWAVVDALGLDRVVAGGMSQGGFTALRMALLAPPRVDGLILIGTSAEAYTPKQKIGYREVMDAWTGSGPLAPIAKTMASVMIGGTDEDRRPWLDKWSTGDRRRIRLAADCLINRESITELIGEITCPALLLRGISDQAFAAEDMEALAASLGGPTRLHTVPGATHAVNITHPREVNALLREWLAQLDGTPSQS; encoded by the coding sequence GTGCCGTACATCGAAAACAACGGGGTGAAGATTCATTTCACCGATACCGGTGGAAGCGGCCGGGCCGTGGTGCTCGGGCACGGCTTCTTCCTGGACCACGAGATGTTCGCGGCGCAGGCGGCCGGGCTCGCGCCGGACTACCGGGTGATCGCCATCGACGCGCGCGGCTTCGGCGGCACCGAGGACTCCGGTGAGCCGTTCAGCTACTGGGACCTCGCTCGCGACGCGTGGGCGGTCGTCGACGCGCTCGGGTTGGACCGGGTGGTGGCCGGCGGGATGTCGCAGGGCGGGTTCACGGCCCTGCGAATGGCGTTGCTCGCGCCGCCGCGGGTGGACGGGCTGATCCTCATCGGCACCTCCGCCGAGGCCTACACGCCGAAACAGAAGATCGGCTATCGCGAGGTCATGGACGCCTGGACCGGCAGCGGCCCGCTCGCGCCGATCGCCAAGACGATGGCCTCGGTGATGATCGGCGGCACCGACGAGGACCGCCGGCCCTGGCTGGACAAGTGGTCGACCGGTGATCGCCGGCGCATCCGGCTGGCGGCCGACTGCCTGATCAACCGCGAGTCCATCACCGAGCTGATCGGCGAGATCACCTGCCCCGCACTACTGTTGCGCGGAATCAGCGACCAGGCGTTCGCCGCGGAGGACATGGAAGCGCTCGCCGCGAGTCTCGGCGGGCCGACACGACTCCACACCGTCCCCGGCGCCACGCACGCGGTGAACATCACCCACCCGCGGGAGGTGAACGCGCTGTTGCGGGAGTGGCTGGCTCAGCTCGACGGCACGCCGAGCCAGAGCTGA